A single window of Xylocopa sonorina isolate GNS202 chromosome 5, iyXylSono1_principal, whole genome shotgun sequence DNA harbors:
- the LOC143423820 gene encoding uncharacterized protein LOC143423820 encodes MNISHIYTLETKHQSQVWKAIRGYDLYCRTSPPAVNYCMGNLPKERITQSRLFINVGINYCGPFFIKERQYHNYRRKKNYVVVFVCLAVKAVHLEIVHDLTSEAFIAALQIFIARRGLRINLYPDNISNKQEHHKEVTSFLSNQSINWHFIAPKAPHFGSLWKAAVKPSKHHLTSVAKTELLAIEKFTTLITQIGAIFNSRPLTPISSDPNDLLVLVPGHFLIGDALTILRKYNYMKTRNPIVHLVGNISKRCDNAFGLVGIANI; translated from the exons ATGAACATCTCACATATTTACACGCTGGAAACCAAACA CCAAAGCCAAGTCTGGAAAGCAATACGGGGTTATGATCTTTACTGCCGCACCAGCCCACCAGCAGTCAATTACTGTATGGGCAATCTACCGAAAGAACGCATCACCCAATCTCGACTCTTCATCAATGTAGGCATCAATTATTGCGGACCCTTTTTCATTAAGGAGCGGCAATACCATAAttatagaagaaaaaagaattatgTGGTTGTTTTCGTCTGCCTGGCAGTAAAAGCTGTTCATCTCGAAATTGTCCACGACCTCACTAGTGAAGCTTTCATCGCTGCTCTACAAATATTCATCGCAAGACGGGGATTACGCATAAATCTATATCCTGACAATATCTCAAACAAAC AAGAACACCACAAAGAAGTCACGTCATTTTTATCAAATCAATCAATCAACTGGCACTTCATCGCACCAAAGGCACCACATTTTGGAAGCCTCTGGAAGGCCGCAGTAAAACCCTCCAAGCACCATTTAACGAGCGTTGCAAAAACTGAGCTGCTCGCAATAGAGAAATTTACAACCCTTATAACCCAAATCGGAGCTATCTTTAATTCCCGCCCACTCACTCCAATTTCCTCAGATCCAAATGACCTGTTAGTCCTCGTCCCGGGACATTTCCTAATTGGCGATGCTCTCACGATTCTACGGAAATACAACTATATGAAGACACGCAATCCAATCGTTCATCTAGTTGGCAATATATCTAAAAGGTGCGATAATGCCTTTGGACTCGTTGGCATCGCGAATATTTAA